One window of Alteriqipengyuania lutimaris genomic DNA carries:
- a CDS encoding sensor domain-containing diguanylate cyclase, with translation MVPTSVLEGRTGLKLVTLLQRALRIMLVIALIACGAAITQDDQLRTVAVVFGGLLIVLAIAASIVSDKLKVIQVRSYKNHVDGINRTHEQIEELFAMTDTLQAADSNADAAQVLRATSRKLLPGCGTALYVFNNSRDRLDLVGSWDMPESYEPTESLTPANCWALKRGKDHLNNPAEQSLCCSHYIGEVASIEVPMMARGQVFGLLVLTDRGGNCENVDRAQRIARALADSTSLALSNISLREQLRTQSLRDPMTGLYNRRYMEDTLDRFISLAQRQDQPTSVLMIDLDNFKALNDNHGHAKGDAVLKDVAAQIVGALRPSDVVCRYGGEELLVILPDCGIDDAMMRAEQVRARIELLSDQHGCSVAASIGVASLPDTAKSSTDLLSASDAALYEAKAAGKNQVHAAPPLAKKKQVMEPVAARLVVS, from the coding sequence ATGGTTCCAACATCGGTTCTTGAGGGTCGCACCGGTCTGAAGCTGGTAACGCTGTTGCAGCGGGCCTTGCGCATCATGCTCGTGATCGCGCTGATCGCATGTGGGGCCGCTATCACCCAGGACGACCAGTTGCGCACGGTTGCGGTGGTCTTCGGCGGATTGCTGATCGTCCTTGCGATCGCCGCGAGCATCGTCAGCGACAAGCTCAAGGTCATCCAGGTCCGCTCCTACAAGAATCATGTCGACGGGATCAATCGCACGCACGAGCAGATCGAAGAGCTGTTCGCGATGACCGACACGCTGCAGGCGGCCGACAGCAATGCCGATGCCGCACAGGTGCTGCGCGCGACCAGCCGCAAGCTCCTGCCCGGATGCGGCACCGCGCTGTATGTGTTCAACAATTCGCGCGACCGGCTCGACCTCGTCGGCAGCTGGGACATGCCCGAAAGCTATGAGCCGACAGAAAGCCTCACGCCCGCCAATTGCTGGGCGCTCAAGCGCGGCAAGGATCATCTCAACAACCCGGCCGAACAGTCGCTGTGCTGCTCGCACTATATCGGTGAGGTCGCGAGCATCGAAGTGCCGATGATGGCGCGCGGACAGGTCTTCGGCCTGCTGGTGCTGACCGACCGTGGCGGCAATTGCGAAAATGTCGACCGGGCGCAGCGGATCGCCCGCGCGCTCGCCGATTCGACCTCGCTCGCGCTGTCCAACATCTCGCTGCGCGAACAGCTGCGCACGCAATCGCTGCGCGATCCGATGACCGGTCTGTATAATCGCCGTTACATGGAAGACACGCTCGACCGGTTCATCTCGCTCGCCCAGCGGCAGGACCAGCCGACGTCGGTGCTGATGATCGACCTCGACAACTTCAAGGCGCTCAACGACAATCACGGCCATGCCAAGGGCGACGCGGTGCTTAAGGACGTGGCCGCCCAGATCGTCGGCGCGCTGCGTCCGTCGGACGTCGTATGTCGCTACGGCGGCGAGGAACTGCTGGTCATCCTGCCCGATTGCGGCATCGACGATGCGATGATGCGCGCCGAACAGGTGCGCGCGCGGATCGAACTGCTCTCGGACCAGCACGGGTGCAGCGTGGCCGCCTCGATCGGCGTTGCTTCGCTGCCCGACACCGCCAAATCGTCGACCGACCTGCTCTCCGCGTCCGACGCGGCGCTGTACGAGGCAAAGGCGGCGGGCAAGAACCAGGTCCATGCCGCACCGCCGCTCGCCAAGAAGAAGCAGGTGATGGAGCCCGTCGCCGCCCGGCTCGTGGTGAGCTGA